The following proteins come from a genomic window of Methylorubrum populi:
- a CDS encoding BMP family ABC transporter substrate-binding protein: protein MLTKLVPPARKDGSRLVSDHSFSRRHLLGGAAALSLGVLPFGRARAAGPLTVGFIYVGPKDDYGYNQAHAQGAAALKAIPGVQVVEEENVRETTDVQKTMESMINLDGATLVFPTSFGYFDPHVLIEAKKNPKVQFRHCGGLWTEANPKNAGSYFGYIAQGQYLNGIVAAHASKAKRLGFVAAKPIPQVLNNINGFLLGARSVDPSITVQVIFTGEWSLAVKEAEATNALINGGADVITCHVDSPKVVVETAARRGAFVCGYHADQSALAKDQYLTGAEWNWASIYKGFVADMQAGKAPPNFLRGGLPDGFVKMSPYGPAVSEEARRQADAVKAEMMKGGFAIIKGPLKDNKGNVIAGAGTALAENASELEKTNYLVEGVKGSA, encoded by the coding sequence ATGCTGACAAAACTTGTGCCGCCGGCCCGGAAAGACGGATCACGCCTCGTGTCAGACCATTCTTTCTCCCGCAGACATCTGCTCGGCGGTGCGGCCGCCCTCTCCCTCGGGGTGCTGCCCTTCGGCCGCGCCCGGGCCGCCGGTCCGCTCACAGTCGGTTTCATCTATGTCGGGCCGAAGGATGATTACGGCTACAACCAAGCCCACGCTCAGGGCGCGGCCGCCCTCAAGGCGATCCCCGGCGTCCAGGTGGTCGAGGAGGAGAACGTCCGCGAGACCACCGACGTCCAGAAGACCATGGAGAGCATGATCAACCTGGACGGGGCGACCCTCGTCTTCCCGACCTCCTTCGGATACTTCGACCCGCACGTCCTCATCGAGGCGAAGAAGAACCCGAAGGTGCAGTTCCGCCATTGCGGCGGGCTCTGGACCGAGGCGAACCCGAAGAATGCCGGCTCCTATTTCGGCTACATCGCCCAGGGGCAGTACCTGAACGGCATCGTCGCCGCCCATGCCTCGAAGGCGAAGCGGCTCGGTTTCGTCGCGGCCAAGCCGATCCCGCAGGTTCTCAACAACATCAACGGGTTCCTGCTCGGTGCGCGCAGCGTCGATCCGTCGATCACCGTGCAGGTGATCTTCACCGGGGAGTGGTCGCTCGCCGTCAAGGAAGCGGAGGCGACCAACGCGCTGATCAACGGTGGCGCCGACGTGATCACCTGCCACGTCGACAGCCCCAAGGTCGTGGTGGAGACGGCGGCGCGCCGCGGCGCCTTCGTCTGCGGCTACCACGCCGACCAGTCGGCGCTCGCCAAGGACCAGTACCTGACCGGCGCGGAGTGGAACTGGGCCTCGATCTACAAGGGCTTCGTCGCCGACATGCAGGCGGGCAAGGCTCCGCCGAACTTCCTGCGCGGCGGGCTGCCGGACGGCTTCGTGAAGATGAGCCCCTACGGTCCCGCGGTCTCCGAGGAAGCCCGCAGGCAGGCCGATGCCGTCAAGGCCGAGATGATGAAGGGCGGCTTCGCCATCATCAAGGGCCCGCTCAAGGACAACAAGGGCAACGTGATCGCCGGTGCCGGCACGGCGCTGGCCGAGAACGCGAGCGAACTGGAGAAGACCAACTACCTCGTCGAGGGCGTGAAGGGCTCGGCCTGA